From one Deltaproteobacteria bacterium genomic stretch:
- a CDS encoding sulfite exporter TauE/SafE family protein, which translates to METETVYVLLVVALSGLVRVVCGFGNALIAMPLLALVLDMTVLTPLVAIQSLLFSLIILARTHRSIHLGPAIRLFAWSLAGIPVGLLLLTGGHESYLKTGLGLIIAGYSALCLAGRRPGRLQNDRFLPFFGLAGGVLGGAYNTNGPPIVVYGLLRGWDAQAFRATLQGYFLATGAIVALAQGLSGLWTREVLELLVRSMPAVLLSVWAGHLLAGRIPAGALERAIHCLLIVTGGLLAVRGLS; encoded by the coding sequence ATGGAGACAGAGACCGTATATGTACTCCTCGTCGTGGCCCTTTCCGGGCTAGTACGCGTGGTCTGTGGCTTTGGAAACGCCCTCATCGCCATGCCCCTGCTAGCGCTCGTTCTCGACATGACGGTCTTGACCCCGCTTGTTGCGATCCAGTCCCTCCTCTTCAGCCTGATCATACTTGCCCGAACACACCGCTCGATCCATCTCGGCCCGGCGATCCGACTCTTCGCATGGTCCCTGGCCGGGATCCCTGTCGGGCTCCTGCTACTCACCGGTGGTCATGAATCCTACCTCAAGACGGGTCTTGGCCTCATCATCGCGGGTTATTCGGCCCTTTGCCTTGCCGGAAGACGTCCCGGACGCCTTCAGAACGACCGATTCTTGCCCTTCTTCGGCCTTGCCGGAGGGGTGCTCGGGGGGGCATACAACACGAACGGCCCCCCGATCGTGGTCTACGGGCTCCTTCGGGGATGGGACGCCCAGGCGTTCCGGGCGACCCTACAGGGCTATTTCCTCGCAACAGGGGCTATCGTCGCCCTGGCCCAAGGCCTTTCCGGGCTCTGGACGCGCGAGGTGCTCGAGCTACTTGTCCGGTCCATGCCAGCGGTCTTGCTCTCCGTATGGGCGGGGCACCTCCTGGCCGGACGCATCCCGGCCGGTGCGCTGGAACGGGCGATACACTGCCTCCTGATCGTTACAGGGGGGCTGCTCGCAGTACGGGGACTCTCCTGA